The genomic DNA GCATCGCGACAATGATCCCGATCCCGGCTATTTGAAATATCGTGTTTACGTCGTAAGCCATCGAGCCCTTTTCCTCCCGTCATCTAGATCAATAAAAGCGCCAGCAACAACCCAGCCAACAAGCCGAGACTCTTGATCATTTGCTCATTGCGCCGCTGCTCGTCCCTCGCTTCCGCCTCTTCCCTTTCCAAGTGAGTAAGCGCCAACCGGATTTGTTTTTGCTGCTGCAAAGGATCATGCTGACCCAAAGTCGACCCAAATTGCTTCAACACTTCCCGTTCCGGCCGGCCGAGCGCCGTCCGCGGCCAATTTTCCGAAAGTGCCGTTTCCCAAGCGGTCCTTGCGTCGCTGCTTCCGTTCGCGAGTTCATCGGCAAACGCCGCGAATAAACCACTTACCGGCTCGCGCGTTTGCCTCGCCAAGTGCGCGCATGCCTCTCCGAGCGGCGTC from Bacillales bacterium includes the following:
- the spoIIIAB gene encoding stage III sporulation protein SpoIIIAB, translating into MTQWLGALCIIAATTSIGFRWAKRYSERPAQLRQMKAALQALEAEIMYGLTPLGEACAHLARQTREPVSGLFAAFADELANGSSDARTAWETALSENWPRTALGRPEREVLKQFGSTLGQHDPLQQQKQIRLALTHLEREEAEARDEQRRNEQMIKSLGLLAGLLLALLLI